A single window of Liolophura sinensis isolate JHLJ2023 chromosome 6, CUHK_Ljap_v2, whole genome shotgun sequence DNA harbors:
- the LOC135468363 gene encoding collagen alpha-3(VI) chain-like: protein MKKFWCGLLLFLSLEGTLVSLTTAQDDDCETFKADLVFALDVSSSVGQDNFNLMVTFVRRIIESLRVDDDHVRVGLLTFSDDANIVFRLEEHMTLAGVLNHMKSIPFLKGTTHTEKALSLLKDEMYSGSGNRPDVADVVVVITDGESSQPEETLAALENIRGENYTIFAIGIGEATVEEINAISSDPDSFFSRQIADFDVLENMTSTFTEAVCESMNPRVPPPKVAKNCGFFVADIVFALDSSRSMTPDDFNKMLSFVTRIVESVDIGDNATRIGLLIFSTVAESQILLSAFDSKDDLINRIKEVKYTPGLTYTNLALELLPFVMFNDSGNRPDVQDIVILMSDGKSTNETATLQALTNIKKENYTIFTLGISDSVNKDELNAISSDPDSTYSLQVDTFDDLKSIVDAFASQVCEEGTKPACGLPQADIIIVLDSSGSIKAHNFEKVKDFLFEIIKQFKVSPDEIRVGLLSFATNTNVEFYLDTYTSKAEILTAIMNVRYTKGKTYTDKALKRLRQEMLQGHGNREDVKDVVIFLSDGRSTERSATAREVMELRKTNYTVFAIGIGENVDVDELNSISSDPDEFFTSLVDDFDALTDIESVFGEKACNASDPEFIPPEANMTSMCVTPADVVIVMDASSSIGPSEYIKMKSFVKQLIGSFEIGPDDIRLGLVVFNSHAYIEIYLDTPQVKEQLVAAVDNVHAVSRGTYTHLALNASREGVLQQSRGNRPDVQDIVIVLTDGKSTQFSKTDAEAKKLRDMGVTVLALGIGNGADEAELKAIASDPDETFVQRAADFDALSTVLAQLVEVTCKAVETTIDPPLAKACGPFGDLVIMVDISTSIGTTRIGKVKEAIKEIIDELEIDEDKIRVALLTFDLLPKVLLSLEDGDSKDDVLDAIDAISQPGYGSWADRAFHTVRTEILQQRAGERPNAKDVILLFSDGVSRNAELTILEAEKLKENGAKVITVGTEGYNKNALRAVSSAPSDDFSFTVENFDGIDRIKDLLEDKSCDSSVQCGVEADIVVIMDASTSISKEEFREMKDFVKHLLSGFEIGPDHVRVGMATYNYDAVMEFHLNSFSTKNQVLQAVDAVSGQGADTRTDKALKLVREVMFTEDNGNRPNVPDIAIIVTDGRSRDREETIEEAIKMHKDGITVFAIGVGSRISETELYAIASSPPDQFVFEVKDFQGLSAIETTLQRKTCGVPSSVHPDGMKLQADIMFVFDCSDQVLELNFAWGLEFASQIVKSVRVGNKWARFGAIKYSTDAVLEMTLDSYSTRADILTAIDQVERSGWESRVEKSLRLLRTLAFKDCLGGRPNVPHIAIVFTSGAFTHIDAAKYEAMLAINTGMKIFSVGIGRQVDKFQLEMLTSSPYSNSVFVGESREELHNIRAQLLHELDSVLNICY from the exons ATGAAGAAGTTTTGGTGTGGACTTCTGCTGTTTCTATCGCTAGAAGGAACATTGGTCAGTTTGACTACAGCGCAGGATG ACGACTGCGAAACCTTCAAAGCTGATCTGGTATTTGCTCTGGATGTGTCCAGCAGCGTCGGCCAGGATAATTTTAACCTGATGGTTACATTTGTCAGGCGCATCATCGAGTCCTTGAGAGTTGACGATGATCACGTACGCGTCGGTCTACTGACGTTCTCAGATGACGCAAACATAGTGTTTCGCCTCGAGGAACACATGACGTTGGCCGGAGTGCTGAATCACATGAAAAGCATTCCCTTTCTGAAAGGCACCACCCACACTGAGAAAGCCTTGTCGTTGTTAAAAGATGAAATGTACAGCGGGAGTGGAAACCGGCCCGATGTTGCGGACGTCGTGGTTGTAATTACCGACGGAGAATCGAGCCAACCGGAAGAAACACTGGCGGCACTGGAGAATATCAGGGGAGAAAATTACACCATCTTTGCCATTGGAATAGGTGAAGCCACAGTGGAAGAAATAAACGCAATTTCTAGCGACCCGGACTCCTTTTTTTCACGACAGATTGCTGACTTCGACGTCCTTGAGAACATGACTTCAACCTTTACAGAAGCAGTTTGTGAAT CAATGAACCCCCGTGTTCCACCTCCTAAAG TTGCCAAGAACTGTGGTTTTTTCGTGGCTGACATCGTATTTGCGTTGGACTCTTCACGAAGCATGACACCGGACGATTTTAATAAAATGCTTAGCTTTGTCACGAGAATCGTCGAATCCGTGGACATTGGAGATAACGCCACGAGAATTGGTTTGTTGATATTTTCCACTGTTGCCGAGTCGCAGATTTTACTGTCCGCCTTCGATTCCAAAGATGACCTTATAAACCGTATTAAAGAGGTGAAATACACCCCTGGGCTTACGTATACTAATTTGGCACTGGAACTTTTGCCATTTGTTATGTTCAACGACAGCGGCAACCGACCAGACGTGCAGGATATTGTCATATTGATGTCAGATGGTAAATCCACAAACGAAACTGCTACTTTACAGGCGTTGACCAATATCAAGAAGGAGAATTATACAATATTCACTCTTGGTATCAGTGACAGCGTAAACAAAGATGAGCTGAACGCCATCTCCAGTGATCCAGACTCCACATACTCCTTACAGGTTGACACCTTTGACGATCTCAAGTCCATTGTCGATGCTTTTGCATCTCAAGTCTGCGAAGAGGGAA CTAAACCAGCATGCGGCTTGCCTCAGGCCGACATCATCATTGTACTGGATTCATCCGGAAGCATCAAGGCGCATAATTTCGAGAAGGTCAAGGACTTTCTGTTCGAAATCATCAAGCAGTTCAAAGTATCGCCGGATGAAATAAGGGTCGGATTACTCAGTTTCGCCACGAATACAAACGTGGAGTTTTACTTGGATACCTACACATCTAAAGCGGAGATCCTCACCGCCATTATGAATGTTCGATATACAAAAGGCAAAACGTACACTGACAAGGCGTTGAAGAGGCTCAGGCAAGAAATGCTTCAGGGCCATGGCAACAGAGAAGATGTCAAGGACGTCGTCATTTTCTTGTCCGATGGTAGATCTACCGAACGCAGCGCCACCGCCCGGGAGGTTATGGAACTGAGGAAGACCAACTACACTGTGTTCGCCATAGGCATCGGAGAAAATGTCGACGTGGACGAATTGAACTCGATCTCCAGCGATCCGGACGAATTTTTCACATCTCTGGTGGACGATTTCGATGCATTGACTGATATTGAGAGTGTTTTTGGCGAGAAAGCTTGTAACG CTTCCGATCCTGAGT TTATTCCACCAGAAG CTAACATGACCTCTATGTGCGTCACGCCTGCCGACGTGGTCATCGTCATGGACGCTTCAAGTAGCATAGGGCCCTCGGAGtacatcaaaatgaaatcattcGTCAAACAGTTGATTGGAAGTTTTGAGATTGGTCCTGATGACATTAGATTAGGTCTGGTCGTGTTCAACAGTCACGCTTACATCGAGATCTATCTGGACACACCACAAGTGAAGGAGCAGTTAGTGGCGGCCGTGgacaatgtacatgcagtgtcTCGAGGAACATACACCCATCTCGCTTTAAATGCCTCACGAGAAGGAGTTTTGCAACAGTCACGAGGAAATCGACCTGATGTACAAGACATTGTTATCGTTCTCACGGACGGAAAGTCCACCCAGTTTTCTAAGACAGACGCAGAGGCCAAAAAGTTACGAGACATGGGCGTAACAGTGTTAGCTCTGGGAATTGGAAATGGCGCTGATGAGGCCGAGTTGAAAGCCATTGCTAGCGATCCTGACGAAACATTTGTGCAACGCGCAGCAGACTTTGACGCTCTGTCCACAGTTTTAGCTCAGCTTGTAGAGGTAACCTGTAAGG CTGTGGAGACAACAATAGACCCCCCTCTTGCTAAAG CATGCGGTCCATTCGGAGATTTAGTTATAATGGTCGACATCTCTACAAGTATCGGTACCACCAGAATTGGCAAAGTCAAGGAGGCCATTAAAGAAATAATCGACGAACTTGAAATAGACGAGGACAAAATACGAGTAGCCCTGCTGACCTTTGACCTcctgccaaaagtattgttgtCGCTTGAGGACGGAGACAGCAAAGATGACGTCTTGGACGCCATTGACGCCATCTCACAGCCAGGGTACGGATCCTGGGCAGATCGAGCGTTCCACACCGTTCGAACGGAGATCTTGCAACAGAGAGCCGGGGAACGCCCGAATGCCAAGGACGTTATCTTGTTGTTCAGCGACGGCGTGTCACGTAATGCGGAGCTGACCATTTTGGAGGCGGAAAAGTTAAAG GAAAACGGCGCTAAGGTGATCACCGTGGGGACTGAAGGGTACAACAAGAACGCCCTCCGAGCCGTCTCCTCTGCTCCCTCAGACGATTTCTCTTTCACGGTGGAGAACTTCGACGGCATCGATCGCATTAAAGATCTTCTAGAGGACAAGAGCTGTGATA GCTCGGTTCAGTGTGGAGTAGAGGCTGACATAGTCGTCATCATGGATGCTTCCACCAGTATATCCAAGGAAGAGTTCAGGGAAATGAAGGACTTCGTCAAGCATTTGCTCTCTGGATTCGAAATCGGCCCTGATCACGTGCGCGTCGGAATGGCAACCTACAACTACGACGCTGTCATGGAATTCCATCTGAACTCTTTCTCCACCAAAAACCAGGTTCTCCAAGCGGTTGATGCTGTATCAGGACAAGGGGCCGACACTCGGACGGATAAAGCTCTGAAACTTGTTCGGGAAGTCATGTTTACGGAAGACAACGGAAACAGACCGAACGTTCCGGACATCGCCATTATCGTCACGGATGGCAGATCACGTGATCGAGAGGAAACAATTgaagaagccattaaaatgcACAAGGATGGAATCACAGTGTTCGCAATTGGAGTCGGGAGTCGAATTTCGGAGACAGAGCTCTACGCCATAGCAAGCTCACCCCCTGACCAGTTCGTGTTTGAGGTTAAAGATTTCCAGGGTCTTTCTGCCATCGAGACCACACTCCAGAGGAAGACGTGCGGTG TGCCGTCATCCGTCCATCCCGATG GAATGAAGCTACAAGCGGATATTATGTTCGTCTTTGATTGTTCGGATCAGGTCCTGGAGCTGAACTTTGCTTGGGGGTTAGAATTTGCCTCCCAGATCGTCAAATCTGTCAGGGTTGGAAACAAATGGGCAAGATTCGGAGCCATCAAATACAGCACAgatgctgtcctagaaatgacaTTGGACAGCTATTCAACTCGTGCCGATATTTTAACGGCCATTGATCAGGTCGAGAGGTCAGGATGGGAGTCCAGGGTTGAGAAGTCTTTGCGCCTCCTCAGAACTCTGGCGTTCAAGGACTGTTTGGGAGGCAGACCGAACGTACCACACATCGCCATCGTCTTCACTTCCGGTGCCTTCACGCACATCGATGCCGCCAAATACGAAGCCATGTTAGCCATAAACACGGGTATGAAGATATTCTCCGTTGGAATAGGACGCCAGGTGGACAAATTCCAGTTGGAAATGCTCACCAGCAGCCCATACAGCAATTCGGTGTTTGTCGGGGAATCCAGGGAAGAGCTTCACAACATACGCGCTCAGCTGTTACACGAGCTTGATTCAG TTCTAAATATTTGTTACTAA